In Methanosarcina siciliae T4/M, one genomic interval encodes:
- a CDS encoding flavodoxin family protein, producing the protein MELLINSGPRMDKGNTALILNPFLEGMKEVGAEVELFYTKKLKINPCTGEFNCWLKTPGKCYQNDDMNILYPRIDAADVIVFATPVYVDGVTGQMKNFIDRMLPRVEPFVELRDGHCRHPVRGGPKTLKFLLVSNCGFREMDNFDPLLVFMKAFCRNASTEFAGALLRPHGEALSSMLEMGAPIDDVFEAAREAGRQLVKEGEMSQETLDIVSRELLPKEMYIQIANQTFQQCLESLDR; encoded by the coding sequence GTGGAACTTTTAATAAATTCCGGTCCCAGGATGGATAAAGGCAACACAGCACTGATTTTAAACCCCTTTCTTGAAGGGATGAAAGAGGTAGGGGCAGAGGTCGAACTCTTCTATACAAAGAAGCTAAAGATCAATCCCTGCACGGGTGAATTTAACTGCTGGCTGAAGACGCCGGGTAAATGTTACCAAAATGACGATATGAACATTTTATATCCCAGGATCGATGCTGCTGATGTTATAGTATTTGCTACTCCCGTCTATGTAGACGGGGTCACAGGTCAGATGAAGAACTTTATTGACAGGATGCTTCCCAGAGTAGAGCCTTTTGTTGAGCTGCGAGATGGACACTGTCGCCACCCGGTACGTGGGGGACCCAAAACCCTCAAATTTTTACTTGTTTCCAACTGCGGATTCAGGGAAATGGATAATTTTGATCCCCTGCTTGTGTTTATGAAAGCTTTTTGCAGGAATGCATCCACAGAATTTGCAGGGGCACTTTTACGTCCTCACGGGGAAGCCCTAAGTTCTATGCTGGAAATGGGTGCTCCGATAGATGATGTTTTTGAAGCAGCAAGGGAGGCAGGCCGCCAGCTTGTAAAGGAAGGAGAAATGTCACAGGAAACCCTTGATATTGTAAGCCGTGAACTCCTGCCAAAGGAAATGTATATTCAGATTGCAAATCAGACTTTCCAGCAGTGCCTGGAATCGCTGGATAGGTAA
- a CDS encoding NAD(P)-dependent alcohol dehydrogenase, which yields MKGFAMLEIGKVGWIDAERPSAGPYDAIVKPLAVAPCTSDVHTVWEGALGNRKNMILGHEAVGVIEETGSEVKDFKPGDKVIVPAITPDWRSMEAQDGMPMHSNGMLSGWKFSNFKSGVFAEYFHVNDADMNLALLPKGMPLEQAVMLSDMATTGIQGAEMANIKTGSTVAVIGIGPVGLMAVAGASILGAGRLIAVGSRQVCVDLSLEYGASEVVDYRKGGLVGQILEKTNGKGVDSVIIAGGNENTISDAVKIVKPGGTVSNVNYYGTGDTLPIPRIEWGSGMSHKDIRGGLTTGGRLRMERMAALCTYGRIKPEKMATHVFEGFDKIEEALMLMKDKPRDLIKPVVLLEE from the coding sequence ATGAAAGGATTTGCAATGCTTGAAATTGGGAAGGTAGGCTGGATTGATGCTGAAAGACCTTCAGCAGGACCATATGATGCAATCGTAAAGCCTCTTGCGGTCGCACCTTGTACATCAGATGTCCATACTGTCTGGGAAGGTGCGCTTGGAAACCGTAAAAACATGATTTTAGGACACGAAGCCGTAGGGGTTATAGAAGAAACCGGATCAGAGGTCAAAGACTTCAAACCGGGTGATAAAGTAATTGTTCCTGCAATTACACCAGACTGGCGATCCATGGAGGCACAGGATGGAATGCCTATGCACTCAAATGGAATGCTTTCCGGATGGAAGTTTTCAAACTTCAAAAGTGGAGTCTTTGCAGAATATTTCCATGTAAATGATGCAGACATGAATCTGGCTCTACTTCCTAAAGGAATGCCCCTCGAACAGGCTGTCATGCTATCTGATATGGCAACTACCGGAATACAGGGTGCAGAAATGGCAAATATTAAAACAGGATCTACAGTTGCAGTCATAGGAATTGGCCCTGTTGGTCTTATGGCAGTGGCAGGTGCATCTATTCTTGGCGCAGGCAGGCTCATTGCAGTAGGAAGCCGGCAAGTCTGTGTTGACCTTTCTCTGGAATACGGAGCATCCGAAGTTGTTGATTACAGAAAAGGTGGACTCGTTGGGCAGATTCTTGAAAAGACGAATGGAAAAGGTGTGGACTCTGTAATCATAGCAGGAGGAAATGAAAACACAATTTCGGATGCAGTCAAAATTGTAAAACCCGGAGGCACGGTATCAAACGTCAACTACTACGGAACCGGAGACACACTTCCGATTCCACGTATTGAATGGGGGTCGGGTATGTCTCACAAAGACATACGTGGCGGCCTTACAACCGGAGGCCGTCTTAGAATGGAAAGAATGGCAGCCCTATGCACCTACGGAAGAATAAAACCGGAAAAAATGGCCACCCACGTATTCGAAGGATTCGACAAAATAGAAGAGGCTCTCATGCTCATGAAAGATAAACCAAGAGACCTGATCAAACCTGTTGTTCTTCTGGAGGAATAA